The sequence below is a genomic window from Emys orbicularis isolate rEmyOrb1 chromosome 25, rEmyOrb1.hap1, whole genome shotgun sequence.
atgaggagaggctgagggaactgggcttgtttagtctgcagaagagaagagttaggggatttgatagcagccttcaactacctgaagggaggtcctgaagaggatggagctcggcagttctcagtggtggcagatgacagaacaaggagtaatggtctcaagttgcagtgggggaggtctaggttggaattaggaaaaactatttcactaggagggtggtgaagtgctggaatgggttacctagggaggcggtggaatctccatcctttgaggtttttaaggcttggcttgagaaagccctggctgggataatttaggtgggattggtcctgctttgagcagggggttggactagatgacctcctgaggtctcttccaaccctaatctatgattctataaaatccAATGCCGCAAACTCTAGCTTTTGGAAAGGTGAAGGCGGGGAGGGCTTAATGGCCTAAGTGTCTGGTTTGAAATCCCAAGACCCCCTGAAACCATGGGGTCAAATGCAGACAGTGCTGAGCCCCAGAGGGATACACGGGATCCCATGCAGCTTGTCAACCAAAACCTTAAACAATGGAGGTCTTGTCTGCTCTGCATCAATGTTCACAACCAATGTTTGCCCTGATATTCTGGGCAAAATAGAGTGGTGGAGGGCAGATCTATCAGCCCTAAAATGATGAAAGCCCTGTTCCCTATGAGCTGAAAAAGGGTGACCTCAAGTTAACTAGAGACACCTGAGCCCAGCCCAGTTAAGGGCTGCCAGTGACCTTTAAAACCCCCTTTTCTggtgagagaggggaggggagagatgagaGACAGGCTGCAGCCGGGGCAAGGGCAAGGGCAAGGgcaaggggaaggaggaaggaaaagcTTTCTCTGACTGGAAGGCAGTCTCCCCTCCCTATAGGGAAAGAAACGAAGATAACGCTGCTTGGGGAAACACTGGCAACTAGGAGCCAGTGTAGTAGGGTAACACCCTGGAAGAAGAGGCGGGGAAAGCATTTCTGTTTGCATTGGGGGTTTCTGTTGTTTTGCTGAAGGGGACTTCTTGGGCCTACCCTGAGGcccactgtagcggggtggtcacccgctcctgcctgggaagggttaaagcagtCTGCCGCAGGGCGTggggctgtggaaggaaagacctgggctgattgggggaagcagctgcagctgggccacgccccaatcagagcccagctggccctataaaggccagggcagccagaaactcagcagtctctctctgtgctcagcgagagaagggcctggctgcagggagctgagataGAGTACCCGGgttgagcagggctggggaaaggctgaggagctggggcgctctagcctggaaagccccaggctgtggcctagtagaaggccaaggggtactgggggttgcagaggacagcccagggctaggcAAAGGCAGCCGGTCCAAACCcagccttgcctgtgatgagtggcttatactgcagtctgccccagggcgcgggggctagttggtgactggcagtgaccttattctgaggtgaggtggggatagtgggtgggggttcccctgggagggggagacccaggtaAAGGgacaccggggtcctgggagggacacggggcccagtAGCGgtaaggcagatcaccggcctgcaggcggtgctctgggctggattgagctaattcccaggataaccagtaggaggcgccgcaggggtgagtccagaccctTACACCCACCATATAAGAAGGGAAAATAAAACAGGAGTGAAGAGAAAAACCCTCCAGAGTCAGATTGGTTTATTCCAGGCCCCCTATTGCCCAAGGGAGTAACGCGGAGGCCCGTGAGGCACAGGAGGTGCCCTGCCACTCCGCACAGTTGTGCTGTGTACAGGTGATTTACCTGGCTGTTGCCTTGCACTCAGAGGAGGCTGCGTTTCAGTGCTGCTTTTGTGTACACGTCGGTAACATGCCTTGAGTTGCAAGGGCTTGTTTATTGTCTGAGACTCCCATTCTCAGGGCTGTGTTCCCATTCTAGAACCGAcatgaggaaaaaagaaaaggttctagaGTTAATGTCTCTGAGCACCCAGTCGATAGCCTTGAACCTTCAGTGCAGGACAAACACGAAGTTCTTTAAAACAGTACACTCACCTTTTACAATAGCTTCCCTAGCAAGCATTAGGCTGTGATGAGATAATCCCAACTACTATCCACCCTCTCCCATCGACCAAAGCTGTTCCAGAGGGGAGAGTCTACTGCCGAACTCGACTACAAAACCCATGCTTCTATAGTGAAACGTATTAAAATCATCTTTGCCCCAGCACTGTTCTCTGGCTGGTAACCTTAGTGACCAGAGGATCAGTAAGGATCTTGGGATGGTTTGATGCCATTTAATTGCACTGCTTGGCTGAGGATCTAGACTGGCTAATGGAGATGAGGCTGGTTGGAATTGCCATTCTCCTTGGGATGGCAGATGTTCTCCATGCCTTTGCAATCATGGAGAAGGAAGATGTATTCAAGAAAACACCCTGCCCGGCCTTCCTGATGTTTGACAATGCTGCCTACTTGGCTGACATGAGTTTTGAGCTCCCTTGTAAGTGCAAGCCAGAGGAGGTCACCTCAGTCGTGTGGTACTTTCAGAAGAGCATGGGCAGCCGGCAGACCAAGGTCTTAACAGACTTTGATGGAACCATGTTCTTGGACTCGGGCCACATCCGCGTGGGCAGCGACATGCTGAAGCGCTTCAGCATTAGGATGTTCAGTCTCATCGTCTTCCAGGCCCAGGTGGAGGATTCAGGCCACTATCTCTGTGGTACCAAGGCAGGGGACTTCTTCTATGGCTATGATGTGGACGTGCAGCCCTCCAAGGCCATCACCGTGGCCTTTGAGGACAGGAGCCAGCACCCACAGAAGGATCATACAGAAGAGCATTTCAGCGTGTTCACCACCTTCTGGGACTGGACCAAGTGTGACCGCTGTGGGGTGAGAGGTGAGCAACGGAGAATTGGCCTCTGCTATGTGAAGAGTACTTACCTCTACCCCAGGTACCGCACAGTCCCGACAGACGTGGTGTCCTGTGGCTCAAGATCTGTCCCTGGGCGCTTCCAGGGCACCATCCAGAGCAGGAAGCCTGAGGTTGTCATCCGAAGCTGCCTGACGCCCTGTGTAAAGACAAAAGGCCCCGAGGAAGGAGTGCTGTCCATCTCCAATCTCATTGCAAAGATTGGCCAGAAACCCTGGCTGCCCAAAGTCCCCATTCAGTTCCACAAGCAACTCCTTGGCAGCGGTCTGATAATTGCCTGCCCCGGGGCCAGGCCAGAGCATGCAGTGGCATGGGACAAAGATTCGACTCGATTGTACCGCACCAGCTTCCTCACTGGGGTCAACAAAAGCATGCGGGTCTTCATTGACCATGGCAACCACCTGCACATTCGATTTACCCAGCTGGACGACAGGGGCACTTACTACTGCTGGCGTGAGGGGCAAATGGTTGCTGGCTTCCggctctccgtggggttccgagGTCACCGCAAGCGAACCCTCGATGACCCCGAGACGAGATATGCCATCAAGGCCATCCTCACAAGCTATGTCCTCATCACCATGGTGTTCGTCGGCATCCACGTCAGCCGCTGCTGCTGTTACGTGTTCAGATGCACTCCCATGGAGTAGCCTCACTGACGAGCGCTGGGTGCAGGCCAGGGAAATTATTTCTCTTGTTTGTTCGTGATTATGTCTTGGAACATTTTCGCTTGGGCTATTGGGAATTTTCCTAATGCACATTAGCAATAAATGCAAGCAAAATGCTACCAGTGCATGCTCATTAATTTCCTTTCATtgtggagaaagagagaagtgAACCATAATGAGAACTGCATTCAGCTTGTTAGGGACAGAGTCTGGGAACCAGGACTTCTGGGGtctgttcctggctgtgccactgacctgctgtgtggctttgggcaagtcactcagtaaaataatactaatattttgcatttccttaggctagtctacactagaagcgctacatcagcACCGCTGCACCGCTGtggcatgtctggtgaagatgctctatgccgatgggagagagctctcccatcagcttaactCTGCCGaaagcggtagctatgtcagtgggagaagcgctgtccacactggtgcttaggttgTTGTAACTTACGTGGcttggggggtggcttattcacacccctgagcgacataagtgatACCAAAGtaagtggccagtaccaggtttaaagagccgggcccatgctcagaaggggccctggcctgctccaCTTGCACTGCGCCCCGAGACCTGCCAGCCCGCTgactccccccgcccaccacttgctcctctcggccaGCTGGCCCCACCCaccagctcctctctgccccctggccagaccccagcACACCTCCAGCTCTGGGcaatctctgcttcccaccacctgtggggccccacctctCTCCTCGAAACTGAGCTGCCtaggactggtgcagaagcctggctagTCTCAGCcagttggggggagagggaaagtgtGGGGCTGAGCAGAGCGGGGCCGTCCCCGCCATGCCAATtccatgccccattgccaccggccagcccctcactctggggaccGACTTCCCTGCGCCATactccattgcccccatggggccccacaaatatgtttagcgccgggcccacaaaaggttaatccggccctgtaaGTGGTAATGTCGACAAGGCTTTATTTTTTCTAGCCAAGGGTCTCAAAGCCCTGCACGGAGGTGGTTAAGTAccatactattatccccattgtacaggtgggaaactgaggcacaaggggcCAGCTTTTCAAGGGCTCAGCAGCCAACATGCACCACAGTGTGCTGGGCTCTTCTGAAAGTCCAATCATTTATCTTGGCAACTAAAGGGGAACTGAGCTCTTTGGAACGCTGcccccattcatagaatcatagaatatcagggttggaagggacctcaggaggtatctagtccaaccccctgctcaaagcaggcccaatccccaactaaatcatcccagccagggctttgtcaagccgggccttaaaaacctctaaggaaggagattccaccacctccctaggtaacccattccagtgcttcaccaccctcctagtgaaatagtgtttcctaatatccaacctagacctcccccactgcaacttgagaccattactccttgttctgtcatctgccaccactgagaacagtctagatccatcctctttggaaccccctttcaggtagttgaaagcagctatcaaatcccccctcgttcttctcttccgcagaccGAACAATCCCATTGCGGGTGTTGAGCCCGTGGAAATTCTGGCTCTAGTCTGATGGCTCCAGCAACAAGTCAGttcagcccctccccagagcagctGTTTGCGGGCTCCTCGGGAAGGCTTCCTGCTGCTCAGCTCCCCCGTGCTCATCCCCTCCCCCGTGCTCATCCCCTCCCCCGTGCTCATCCCCTCCCCCGTGCTCATCCCCTCCCCCGTGCTCATCCCCTCCCCCGTGCTCATCCCCTCCCCCGTGCTCATCCCCTCCCCCGTGCTCATCCCCTCCCCCGTGCTCATCCCCTCCCCCGTGCTCATCCCCTCCCCCGTGCTCATCCCCTCCCCCGTGCTCATCCCCTCCCCCGTGCTCATCCCCTCCCCTGTGCTTGGAAAAAGTTACCCTCGGTTCTCTCTCACGTACACACCCAGAACTACAGGGTGCCCTGTGGGGAGAATCTCCAGCCCAAACCCCCAGGCCTCAGGGTGGGGCACAGGTaggggaccagatgtcccgatatttggggctttgtcttatatagacacctattGTTCCCCACCCCcgtcacacttgctgtctggtcacctaggCACAGGTAGGTTCCTTATCTCTCTCCAACCTCAGTGGGCTCCCTTTTCTGGGGCCTGCCATGCATTCTGGGGCCTGCCAATGCCACCCAAAGGAGGCAGTCCCCAGTCGAGCACCCAGTCtgtgcagctgggagcaggagccTCCTGCAGCATGGCCAACCCCACAGGTTCAAAAGTCATGGTCAGACTCCAGACTCAGGAGATTGGCCCAAAATCATGTGATTTAAAAGACCACGATTTTGTGGGTTTGGTCTGTCTTTGACTGTAGATGCTCTGCCCCCGCCAGGGTGTGGGTGCGGATCGGTGCAGCCAGCACTGATTTTACAGCACTGATATTACAgggattttggcccctgctgcagcagcaacCACCCCCATATCTGCCCATCCTGGTCGAGCAACAAATCTGCCCCACATCaattctgccctgcaccctctcaaCTCTTCCTCCACGGGCTCTTCACCTCcctctcccaggcttggggggttTCAGTGGGGTCCCCTCTGCCTATTCCAGGCTGGGGACGTGTGACTCCAGGGGCTCTTCAGCCCACTTCCCAGGTGTGTCCTGCTGAGGGAAGGGCAATGGGGCAGAGGCCCCATCCTGTCcacaggaggaggcagggctgagctggtgactctctctgctccttttccctcccttcctgtgAGAACTGGGTTCTTGGCTCCTGAGGGGAGGGGGTAGAGTGCTGCCTGCTTCCGGCAGCACCCAtaattggctgctcttccccagtaggcggggcagtggggaaggcagccaatcagagggtgtttccccccaggcagggctggcatTGGCAGAGGCATGGAGGGTCTTGCCCAGCAAACCCATGTGGTGGTGAAAAAGTTGCGAGGGCCGGTGACGCTGCTCCTGGGAGATGGCCAGTGCCTGGGCAAGGGGCCTGTGCTTTGGCCATCTGCCCCAGCTCAGGGTTGTTAGCTGTCAGAGCACAGCACGAGGCTCtctgctgcccccctccaggctgCGTCTAGACAAGGACTGAAAGGGTGGATTAGCACACGGAGAGGAGCAGTGGGACTTTAACGTGAGGCAGCTGGTGGTATTAAAGCCAAAGTTTTAACCGAACCAGCCTAGCCCCTAGTAAGGTCAGGGTGCCTTGTCCACATGGGCAGCAGCTGCCACCTTCCAGCAGCACCCCTTTAAATCCTGAGGCCCTAGGCCAGATGGAGGCGCTGTCcatctctccccccttttcccttgTAAGGGTTAAGGCAGGTGTTAGTGTAGTGACGCCGGCTGGTCAGCACACCTGGGATTGAGCCAGGGACTTCCACAGCTAAATGTGTGAGCTGCTAAAGCTGCCTAAATACTGTGCCAAGCTCAGTCTGTGCACCAGGCCCTGTAACCCACGTGCATCAGCGCGTCACGTTACGCCCcatgtctttggggcagggcctgtctctcactgtgtctgtgcagcacccggcagGACAGCACCCTGAccttggctggggcctctaggggTGCTGCTGCCATAGAGCTAATGAATTATAAACTAATACT
It includes:
- the FAM187A gene encoding Ig-like V-type domain-containing protein FAM187A is translated as MEMRLVGIAILLGMADVLHAFAIMEKEDVFKKTPCPAFLMFDNAAYLADMSFELPCKCKPEEVTSVVWYFQKSMGSRQTKVLTDFDGTMFLDSGHIRVGSDMLKRFSIRMFSLIVFQAQVEDSGHYLCGTKAGDFFYGYDVDVQPSKAITVAFEDRSQHPQKDHTEEHFSVFTTFWDWTKCDRCGVRGEQRRIGLCYVKSTYLYPRYRTVPTDVVSCGSRSVPGRFQGTIQSRKPEVVIRSCLTPCVKTKGPEEGVLSISNLIAKIGQKPWLPKVPIQFHKQLLGSGLIIACPGARPEHAVAWDKDSTRLYRTSFLTGVNKSMRVFIDHGNHLHIRFTQLDDRGTYYCWREGQMVAGFRLSVGFRGHRKRTLDDPETRYAIKAILTSYVLITMVFVGIHVSRCCCYVFRCTPME